A single Syngnathus acus chromosome 8, fSynAcu1.2, whole genome shotgun sequence DNA region contains:
- the hrob gene encoding homologous recombination OB-fold protein isoform X2, whose amino-acid sequence MSCHLGGLFSIGEDFDDEDLLGTHWAAGPQSTVPSHPVDATRVSGTNLQRASLRPTSETVAPTLRKLSSGTRAFHRHLPVNPEPHLGIGSRPAITRVPPREPVASLLQPNVESLLASKQVTPALQDLTSGTRFPRPNLPPALSLPKPHVGGAQESPATNEPFRPLGQKTSRKLSSSARACALPSPESDSGRVNRQPCPVPTAVVALRPLGATPAVTRASGSNLLQPSDERPAHSLAPTVRHVTEPPSGLLQKPSANVAAQDDFDDWDLDLADLEACERLAVPSAPLQALGGGTLRAPTSTATLLAPNTLSRSHCKPQPAARSTPGPSGPPRGLFEAVSPALVASPSSSPAFSPHPLSTPLLTNHLVQLVSASNKVSRKRPRSEPRPPKTRRFPGPAGLLPEEAPSHSLDEIVVSVPQIPAYGVAARLPHQVSCSQSEEEDFAGPWAAMKAEMGLDDRNPACFLCSFSVVMVLRKAALKQLDKNKVPNMAVMLKSINHTHADAKAVFRDPTGEIRGTVHRRLLEERLGELKVGAVLLLKQVGVFSPSHCNHYLNVTPNNLLRIYSPDGGCHKGQLPPSILEPSPAVEPVSCMPLVFDNDNAGADDGNKCKDGSPQASGWDADDLDELLVALSEDTYSL is encoded by the exons ATG AGCTGCCATCTGGGTGGGCTGTTCAGCATAGGCGAGGACTTTGACGACGAG GACTTGCTGGGGACTCACTGGGCTGCCGGACCTCAAAGCACTGTGCCATCCCACCCTGTGGACGCAACTCGCGTTTCCGGCACCAACCTCCAGAGAGCGTCCCTGCGTCCCACTTCGGAAACAGTTGCGCCGACTTTACGGAAGCTGTCCTCGGGCACTCGGGCTTTCCACCGGCACCTACCGGTAAACCCTGAGCCCCACTTGGGAATTGGTTCGAGGCCAGCTATCACACGGGTTCCTCCGAGAGAACCCGTCGCCAGCCTCCTCCAGCCAAATGTGGAGTCTTTGCTCGCCTCAAAGCAGGTTACTCCGGCTTTGCAGGACCTTACCTCAGGCACTCGTTTCCCGAGGCCCAATTTGCCACCCGCACTGAGCCTCCCTAAGCCCCATGTGGGGGGGGCACAGGAGAGTCCCGCCACCAATGAGCCATTCCGGCCTCTGGGCCAGAAAACCTCGCGGAAGCTTTCTTCCAGCGCTCGAGCTTGCGCTCTTCCGTCCCCCGAATCGGACTCGGGGAGGGTCAACAGGCAGCCGTGTCCCGTCCCCACCGCCGTTGTGGCATTACGCCCACTGGGTGCCACCCCCGCGGTCACTCGAGCCTCTGGATCGAACCTTCTTCAGCCAAGCGATGAGCGACCAGCTCACTCCCTTGCACCTACCGTACGCCATGTCACCGAGCCCCCCTCGGGGTTACTGCAGAAGCCCAGCGCCAATGTCGCCGCTCAGGATGACTTTGACGACTGGGACTTGGACCTTGCAGACTTGGAGGCGTGTGAACGTTTAGCGGTACCCTCTGCCCCGCTCCAGGCCCTAGGTGGAGGGACTCTTAGAGCGCCAACCTCCACAGCCACCTTGCTAGCCCCAAACACTCTTTCCAGGAGTCACTGCAAGCCTCAGCCAGCGGCGCGGAGCACCCCAGGGCCCTCGGGTCCGCCTCGAGGCCTCTTTGAGGCGGTTTCACCCGCGCTCGTAGCCTCCCCCTCTTCATCTCCCGCCTTTAGTCCGCACCCCCTCAGCACACCGTTGCTGACAAACCACCTGGTGCAGCTGGTGTCTGCGTCCAACAAGGTGTCCCGCAAGAGGCCTCGCTCGGAGCCTCGGCCGCCCAAGACTCGGCGCTTCCCGGGCCCGGCGGGCCTCCTCCCGGAGGAG GCACCCAGTCACAGTCTGGATGAGATTGTGGTGTCCGTTCCCCAGATTCCCGCCTACGGTGTGGCGGCACGTCTTCCACACCAG GTTTCCTGCTCCCAAAGTGAGGAAGAGGATTTTGCCGGCCCCTGGGCGGCGATGAAGGCCGAGATGGGACTGGACGATCGGAACCCAGCGTGCTTCCTGTGCTCCTTCAGCGTGGTTATGGTGCTACGCAAG gcgGCTTTGAAGCAgctggacaaaaacaaagtgccAAACATGGCCGTGATGCTCAAGAGTATCAACCACACGCATGCCGACGCTAAGGCCGTGTTCAGGGATCCTACAG GTGAGATCCGGGGCACGGTGCATCGGCGCCTCCTGGAGGAGCGCTTGGGGGAACTGAAGGTTGGCGCCGTGCTTCTTCTCAAACAA GTGGGCGTGTTCTCCCCCTCCCATTGCAACCACTACCTCAACGTGACGCCTAACAACCTTCTCAGGATCTATTCACCAGATGGAGGCTGCCACAAGGGGCAGCTGCCACCGTCGATTCTG GAGCCCTCGCCCGCCGTCGAGCCCGTAAGCTGCATGCCGCTGGTGTTTGACAATGACAACGCCGGTGCCGACGATGGGAACAAATGCAAAGATGGAAGCCCGCAAGCTTCAGGATGGGACGCAG ACGACCTTGATGAGCTGTTGGTGGCGCTCTCCGAGGACACCTACAGTCTTTGA
- the hrob gene encoding homologous recombination OB-fold protein isoform X1 has translation MSCHLGGLFSIGEDFDDEDLLGTHWAAGPQSTVPSHPVDATRVSGTNLQRASLRPTSETVAPTLRKLSSGTRAFHRHLPVNPEPHLGIGSRPAITRVPPREPVASLLQPNVESLLASKQVTPALQDLTSGTRFPRPNLPPALSLPKPHVGGAQESPATNEPFRPLGQKTSRKLSSSARACALPSPESDSGRVNRQPCPVPTAVVALRPLGATPAVTRASGSNLLQPSDERPAHSLAPTVRHVTEPPSGLLQKPSANVAAQDDFDDWDLDLADLEACERLAVPSAPLQALGGGTLRAPTSTATLLAPNTLSRSHCKPQPAARSTPGPSGPPRGLFEAVSPALVASPSSSPAFSPHPLSTPLLTNHLVQLVSASNKVSRKRPRSEPRPPKTRRFPGPAGLLPEEAPSHSLDEIVVSVPQIPAYGVAARLPHQVSCSQSEEEDFAGPWAAMKAEMGLDDRNPACFLCSFSVVMVLRKAALKQLDKNKVPNMAVMLKSINHTHADAKAVFRDPTGEIRGTVHRRLLEERLGELKVGAVLLLKQVGVFSPSHCNHYLNVTPNNLLRIYSPDGGCHKGQLPPSILEEPSPAVEPVSCMPLVFDNDNAGADDGNKCKDGSPQASGWDADDLDELLVALSEDTYSL, from the exons ATG AGCTGCCATCTGGGTGGGCTGTTCAGCATAGGCGAGGACTTTGACGACGAG GACTTGCTGGGGACTCACTGGGCTGCCGGACCTCAAAGCACTGTGCCATCCCACCCTGTGGACGCAACTCGCGTTTCCGGCACCAACCTCCAGAGAGCGTCCCTGCGTCCCACTTCGGAAACAGTTGCGCCGACTTTACGGAAGCTGTCCTCGGGCACTCGGGCTTTCCACCGGCACCTACCGGTAAACCCTGAGCCCCACTTGGGAATTGGTTCGAGGCCAGCTATCACACGGGTTCCTCCGAGAGAACCCGTCGCCAGCCTCCTCCAGCCAAATGTGGAGTCTTTGCTCGCCTCAAAGCAGGTTACTCCGGCTTTGCAGGACCTTACCTCAGGCACTCGTTTCCCGAGGCCCAATTTGCCACCCGCACTGAGCCTCCCTAAGCCCCATGTGGGGGGGGCACAGGAGAGTCCCGCCACCAATGAGCCATTCCGGCCTCTGGGCCAGAAAACCTCGCGGAAGCTTTCTTCCAGCGCTCGAGCTTGCGCTCTTCCGTCCCCCGAATCGGACTCGGGGAGGGTCAACAGGCAGCCGTGTCCCGTCCCCACCGCCGTTGTGGCATTACGCCCACTGGGTGCCACCCCCGCGGTCACTCGAGCCTCTGGATCGAACCTTCTTCAGCCAAGCGATGAGCGACCAGCTCACTCCCTTGCACCTACCGTACGCCATGTCACCGAGCCCCCCTCGGGGTTACTGCAGAAGCCCAGCGCCAATGTCGCCGCTCAGGATGACTTTGACGACTGGGACTTGGACCTTGCAGACTTGGAGGCGTGTGAACGTTTAGCGGTACCCTCTGCCCCGCTCCAGGCCCTAGGTGGAGGGACTCTTAGAGCGCCAACCTCCACAGCCACCTTGCTAGCCCCAAACACTCTTTCCAGGAGTCACTGCAAGCCTCAGCCAGCGGCGCGGAGCACCCCAGGGCCCTCGGGTCCGCCTCGAGGCCTCTTTGAGGCGGTTTCACCCGCGCTCGTAGCCTCCCCCTCTTCATCTCCCGCCTTTAGTCCGCACCCCCTCAGCACACCGTTGCTGACAAACCACCTGGTGCAGCTGGTGTCTGCGTCCAACAAGGTGTCCCGCAAGAGGCCTCGCTCGGAGCCTCGGCCGCCCAAGACTCGGCGCTTCCCGGGCCCGGCGGGCCTCCTCCCGGAGGAG GCACCCAGTCACAGTCTGGATGAGATTGTGGTGTCCGTTCCCCAGATTCCCGCCTACGGTGTGGCGGCACGTCTTCCACACCAG GTTTCCTGCTCCCAAAGTGAGGAAGAGGATTTTGCCGGCCCCTGGGCGGCGATGAAGGCCGAGATGGGACTGGACGATCGGAACCCAGCGTGCTTCCTGTGCTCCTTCAGCGTGGTTATGGTGCTACGCAAG gcgGCTTTGAAGCAgctggacaaaaacaaagtgccAAACATGGCCGTGATGCTCAAGAGTATCAACCACACGCATGCCGACGCTAAGGCCGTGTTCAGGGATCCTACAG GTGAGATCCGGGGCACGGTGCATCGGCGCCTCCTGGAGGAGCGCTTGGGGGAACTGAAGGTTGGCGCCGTGCTTCTTCTCAAACAA GTGGGCGTGTTCTCCCCCTCCCATTGCAACCACTACCTCAACGTGACGCCTAACAACCTTCTCAGGATCTATTCACCAGATGGAGGCTGCCACAAGGGGCAGCTGCCACCGTCGATTCTGG AGGAGCCCTCGCCCGCCGTCGAGCCCGTAAGCTGCATGCCGCTGGTGTTTGACAATGACAACGCCGGTGCCGACGATGGGAACAAATGCAAAGATGGAAGCCCGCAAGCTTCAGGATGGGACGCAG ACGACCTTGATGAGCTGTTGGTGGCGCTCTCCGAGGACACCTACAGTCTTTGA